One window of Saccharopolyspora phatthalungensis genomic DNA carries:
- a CDS encoding LysR family transcriptional regulator: MIDPRRLLVLRALADHGTVRAAAEKLYLTPSAVSQQLTVLENEVGQPLLVRQGRRVRLTAAGELLVEHAKAVLAELERAEASLAACAEGTVGTVGVASFASAITQVVAPSIVALRQRAPDVRVLVRDAEGHNSLMMLLAGEIDIAISMEYTSMLQADARRVSRFPLYAEPFDVVLPPDHRLGAAAEVAIDELRDEDWIAPLPGNPCRAVAQVCCENAGFVPTITHTSDDFHAVVALVAAGTGVALVPRTAITRSEGVVALPVAGKPPTRRVFAAVQRGREDHPLVRVVLDALLASKECGAIWPL; encoded by the coding sequence GTGATCGACCCTCGGCGTCTCCTGGTCCTCCGCGCGCTGGCCGATCATGGCACTGTGCGCGCGGCGGCGGAGAAGCTGTATTTGACGCCTTCTGCGGTGTCGCAGCAGCTCACCGTGTTGGAGAACGAGGTCGGGCAGCCGCTTCTGGTCCGGCAAGGCCGCCGGGTGCGGCTGACCGCAGCTGGTGAGCTGCTGGTCGAGCACGCCAAGGCGGTGCTTGCCGAGTTGGAGCGCGCCGAAGCGAGTCTGGCGGCGTGCGCCGAAGGCACTGTCGGCACGGTCGGTGTGGCGTCATTCGCCTCGGCGATCACGCAGGTTGTGGCGCCATCGATCGTTGCGTTGCGCCAGCGAGCACCGGATGTCCGGGTGCTGGTTCGCGACGCCGAGGGCCACAACAGCCTGATGATGCTGCTAGCCGGGGAGATCGACATCGCGATCTCGATGGAATACACGTCGATGTTGCAGGCCGACGCGCGCCGGGTGAGCCGGTTTCCGCTCTACGCCGAGCCGTTCGACGTCGTGCTGCCACCAGATCACCGGCTCGGTGCCGCCGCTGAGGTCGCGATCGACGAACTCCGCGACGAGGATTGGATCGCGCCGCTGCCGGGCAACCCGTGCCGCGCGGTGGCCCAGGTGTGCTGCGAGAATGCGGGGTTCGTTCCGACCATCACGCACACTTCCGATGATTTCCACGCCGTGGTGGCGCTGGTCGCGGCAGGCACCGGTGTTGCGTTGGTACCCCGCACCGCCATCACCCGCAGCGAGGGTGTGGTGGCACTGCCGGTCGCGGGTAAACCGCCGACCCGCCGCGTCTTCGCGGCCGTCCAGCGCGGACGAGAGGATCACCCGTTGGTCCGCGTCGTGCTGGATGCGCTGTTGGCGAGCAAAGAATGCGGCGCTATTTGGCCTTTGTGA
- a CDS encoding formimidoylglutamate deiminase codes for MNTYWCDWAWLRNGPAQGVLFEVDGGRITAVGFTRTPPEQAERLPGMTLPGLANAHSHAFHRALRGWHPGARGTFWTWRDQMYEVAAVLDPDSYYRLARGVYAEMALAGITCVGEFHYLHHAPDGARYDDPNAMSQALAQAALDVGIRITLLDTCYLAGGFGQSLDGVQLRFSDHAATDWADRIERFTVDGDRVRIGAALHSVRAVPAEEIPEVTGWARKNKAPLHLHLSEQRAENEACLAAHGCTPTQLLESRGALGADVTAVHATHLAASDAALLGGSGTGVCLCPTTEADLADGIGPAAVLSVAGSPLSIGSDGHSVIDPLAEVQSVESYLRLATETRGHFAAEELLAMATTAGHRSLGWSDAGWLGVGARADFVAVDLGSTRLAGVAPEAVPAVARVDDVRGVVADGRRIVQHGKHHSIDAARELQDAITALRA; via the coding sequence GTGAACACATACTGGTGCGACTGGGCCTGGCTACGTAACGGGCCCGCGCAGGGCGTGCTCTTCGAAGTCGACGGCGGCCGAATCACCGCCGTCGGGTTCACGCGAACCCCACCGGAGCAGGCCGAACGGCTGCCGGGAATGACACTGCCCGGCCTCGCGAACGCTCACTCCCATGCGTTCCACCGCGCGCTGCGCGGCTGGCACCCCGGCGCTCGCGGCACGTTCTGGACCTGGCGCGACCAGATGTATGAGGTGGCTGCGGTACTAGACCCGGACAGCTACTACCGGCTCGCCCGCGGTGTTTACGCCGAAATGGCGTTGGCCGGGATCACGTGCGTCGGCGAGTTCCACTACCTGCACCACGCCCCCGACGGCGCCCGTTACGACGACCCGAACGCGATGAGCCAAGCCCTCGCGCAGGCCGCACTGGACGTGGGGATCAGGATCACCCTGCTGGACACGTGCTACCTCGCGGGTGGTTTCGGTCAGTCGCTGGACGGCGTGCAGTTGCGCTTCTCTGACCATGCCGCCACGGATTGGGCCGACCGGATCGAACGGTTCACGGTGGACGGCGACCGGGTCCGCATCGGTGCCGCGCTGCATTCGGTCCGCGCGGTGCCCGCCGAGGAAATCCCGGAAGTGACCGGCTGGGCACGCAAGAACAAAGCCCCGCTGCACCTGCACCTGTCCGAACAACGCGCCGAGAACGAAGCGTGCCTGGCGGCGCACGGCTGCACTCCGACCCAACTGCTGGAGTCGCGCGGAGCGTTGGGCGCCGACGTGACCGCCGTGCACGCCACACATCTGGCGGCGTCCGACGCGGCGCTGCTGGGCGGTAGCGGGACGGGGGTGTGCCTGTGCCCGACGACCGAGGCCGACCTCGCCGACGGCATCGGACCGGCGGCGGTGTTGAGCGTTGCCGGAAGCCCGCTTTCGATCGGCAGCGACGGGCATTCGGTGATCGACCCGTTGGCGGAGGTGCAGTCCGTCGAGTCGTACCTGCGGCTGGCCACCGAGACACGCGGGCACTTCGCGGCCGAGGAATTGCTGGCGATGGCCACCACAGCCGGGCACCGGTCGCTCGGCTGGTCCGATGCTGGTTGGCTCGGTGTCGGCGCCCGCGCCGACTTCGTAGCAGTCGATCTCGGCTCAACCCGCCTGGCGGGCGTCGCACCGGAGGCGGTTCCGGCGGTCGCGCGCGTCGACGACGTGCGGGGCGTGGTCGCCGACGGACGCCGCATCGTGCAGCACGGCAAGCACCACTCGATCGACGCGGCACGAGAGCTCCAGGACGCGATCACCGCACTTCGCGCGTGA
- the hutI gene encoding imidazolonepropionase → MTSTVITEIGELTTNDDEIGTLTNAALVIDHDRIVWVGPATSAPDADERLDVGGRAVLPGWVDSHTHLVFAGDRTAEFAARMAGKPYQAGGIAVTVRATRAATDEELAANLRKHIAEAAAQGTTCVETKTGYGLTVADELRAAKIAAQADEVTFLGAHLVPPGGDADSYVDLVCGEMLDAVAQHVGWCDVFCEKGAFDADQSRRVLVAAKERGLGLRVHGNQLAPGPGVRLAVELGAASVDHCTYLSESDVDALAGSDTVATLLPACDLSTRQSLPDARALVDAGATVALASNCNPGSSYTSSMAFCVATAVLQMRMSIDEAVRAATWGGARALRRESGEGAVGVLRVGARADVHVLDAPSATWLAYRPGVPLTHAVWRRGVRVR, encoded by the coding sequence ATGACAAGCACTGTTATTACGGAGATCGGCGAGCTGACGACGAACGACGACGAAATCGGCACGCTCACCAATGCCGCGCTGGTCATCGACCACGACCGGATCGTCTGGGTCGGCCCCGCGACGAGCGCCCCGGACGCCGACGAGCGCCTCGACGTCGGTGGGCGAGCGGTACTGCCGGGGTGGGTCGACAGCCACACGCACCTGGTGTTCGCCGGGGACCGAACCGCTGAATTCGCCGCCCGGATGGCCGGAAAACCCTACCAGGCAGGCGGAATCGCGGTGACGGTGCGGGCTACCCGGGCCGCCACCGACGAGGAGCTGGCGGCGAACCTGCGCAAGCACATCGCCGAAGCCGCAGCCCAAGGCACGACGTGCGTGGAGACCAAGACCGGCTACGGCCTGACAGTCGCCGATGAGCTGCGCGCCGCCAAGATCGCCGCCCAAGCCGACGAGGTGACCTTCCTCGGCGCACATCTGGTGCCGCCCGGCGGGGATGCGGACTCCTATGTGGATCTGGTGTGCGGGGAGATGCTCGACGCGGTGGCCCAGCACGTCGGCTGGTGCGACGTGTTCTGTGAGAAGGGCGCATTCGACGCGGACCAGTCAAGGCGGGTGCTAGTGGCAGCGAAGGAACGCGGGCTGGGCCTGCGCGTGCACGGCAACCAGCTCGCTCCCGGGCCCGGCGTGCGGTTGGCGGTCGAACTCGGTGCCGCGAGCGTGGACCACTGCACCTACCTGTCGGAGTCCGATGTGGATGCCTTGGCCGGCTCCGACACCGTGGCGACGCTGCTCCCCGCATGCGATCTGTCGACCCGCCAGTCACTGCCGGACGCTCGGGCGCTTGTCGACGCAGGAGCGACGGTCGCCTTGGCATCCAACTGCAACCCGGGTTCCTCCTACACCTCGTCGATGGCGTTCTGCGTGGCCACTGCCGTGCTTCAGATGCGGATGAGCATCGATGAGGCAGTGCGCGCCGCGACTTGGGGCGGTGCGCGAGCATTACGCCGGGAGTCGGGCGAAGGCGCGGTAGGCGTGCTCCGCGTCGGCGCGCGAGCGGACGTCCACGTCCTGGACGCCCCGAGCGCAACCTGGCTCGCATACCGGCCCGGCGTCCCGCTCACCCACGCCGTGTGGCGCAGGGGGGTCCGGGTCCGGTGA
- a CDS encoding glycine C-acetyltransferase: MYTIADDVRAKLAEIRAAGLYKDERVLDSPQSARVDVGGAELLNFCANNYLGLADHPALLAAAEEALAKWGFGMASVRFICGTQAPHKELERRLSEFLGTDDTILYSSCFDANGGVFETLLDDRDVVISDELNHASIIDGIRLSKARRGRYRNRNMADLERLLTENSDARHKLVVTDGVFSMDGYLAPLDEICALAEKYRALVMVDDSHAVGFAGPTGAGTPELFGVSDQVDIVTGTLGKALGGASGGYVSARAEIVELLRQRSRPYLFSNSLAPSIVAASLAALDLVAGQPELRERLRENSALFRRRMTEEGFDLLPGEHPIIPVMIGDAAEAARMADLLLAEGIYVIGFSYPVVPKGKARIRTQMSAAHRTEDVERAVSAFVAARDQLGTIAR, translated from the coding sequence ATGTACACGATCGCTGACGACGTCCGGGCCAAGCTGGCCGAGATCCGGGCCGCAGGCCTCTACAAGGACGAGCGGGTGCTGGACTCGCCGCAGAGCGCGCGCGTCGATGTCGGCGGTGCCGAGTTGCTGAACTTCTGCGCGAACAACTACCTGGGGCTGGCGGATCACCCCGCACTGCTCGCCGCGGCCGAGGAGGCACTGGCGAAGTGGGGTTTCGGGATGGCGTCGGTGCGGTTCATCTGCGGCACGCAAGCCCCGCACAAGGAGTTGGAGCGGCGGCTTTCGGAATTCCTGGGCACCGATGACACGATCTTGTACAGCTCGTGCTTCGACGCAAACGGCGGCGTTTTCGAGACATTGCTCGACGATCGGGACGTGGTGATCTCCGATGAGCTCAATCACGCGAGCATCATCGACGGCATTCGGCTGTCCAAGGCCCGCCGTGGCCGGTACCGGAATCGCAACATGGCCGACCTGGAGCGACTGCTCACGGAGAACTCCGACGCGCGGCACAAGCTCGTCGTCACCGACGGCGTGTTCTCCATGGACGGATACCTGGCGCCGCTGGACGAAATCTGTGCACTCGCCGAGAAGTACCGGGCGCTGGTGATGGTCGACGATTCGCATGCGGTCGGGTTCGCCGGACCGACCGGCGCGGGCACTCCTGAGCTCTTCGGCGTTTCCGACCAGGTCGACATCGTCACCGGGACGCTCGGCAAGGCGCTCGGCGGCGCCAGCGGCGGCTACGTGTCCGCACGCGCCGAGATCGTTGAGCTGTTGCGGCAGCGTTCTCGGCCGTACCTGTTCTCGAATTCGCTCGCGCCGTCGATCGTGGCCGCTTCGCTGGCCGCATTGGACCTCGTGGCGGGGCAACCGGAGTTGCGGGAGCGGCTGCGGGAGAACAGTGCGCTGTTCCGCCGCCGGATGACTGAGGAGGGTTTCGACCTGCTGCCCGGGGAGCACCCGATCATCCCGGTGATGATCGGCGATGCGGCCGAGGCGGCGCGGATGGCGGACCTGCTGTTGGCGGAGGGCATCTACGTCATCGGCTTCTCATACCCCGTGGTGCCCAAGGGCAAGGCCCGCATCCGCACCCAGATGTCGGCCGCGCACCGCACCGAGGACGTGGAACGTGCGGTTTCTGCGTTCGTCGCGGCGCGCGATCAGCTGGGTACCATCGCCCGGTGA
- a CDS encoding multifunctional oxoglutarate decarboxylase/oxoglutarate dehydrogenase thiamine pyrophosphate-binding subunit/dihydrolipoyllysine-residue succinyltransferase subunit — MYEQFLQDPASVDSAWHEFFADYKPGQAATENTAAAAGAAAAPTTTATATRPSEANGQVPPTAPPATTPAAAPKPSPQQAAKAAPVKEPQAGGDVKTLRGAAAAIAKNMDQSLTVPTATSVRAVPAKLLFDNRIVINNHLKRNKGGKISFTHLIGYALVRAVKDFPNMNRHYGEDAKGKPAAVTPEHINLGLAIDLPGKDGSRNLVVASIKGCEDMTFQQFWQAYEDIIRKARNNALTADDFAGTTISLTNPGPSGTNHSVPRLTKGQSAIIGVGAMDYPAEFQGASEKTLVDMGISKIVTLTSTYDHRVIQGAESGDFLRRMHQLLLGEDGFFDDIFASLRIPYEPVRWTQDIPEGAVDKTARVLELIDAYRTRGHLMADIDPLNYRQRRHEDLDVLSHSLTLWDLDREFAVGGFASKEHMRLRDVLGVLRDSYCRTVGVEYMHILEPDEREWLQQRVEKPHTKPEPSEQKYILSKLNAAEAFETFLQTKYVGQKRFSLEGAETVVPLLDAVLDTSAAHELDEVVIGMPHRGRLNVLANIVGKPISQIFREFEGNLDPGQAHGSGDVKYHLGAEGKYFRMFGDGETKVSLTSNPSHLEAVDPVLEGIVRAKQDILDKGQEGFTVLPVLLHGDAAFAGQGVVAETLNLSLLRGYRTGGTVHVIVNNQVGYTTAPEHSRSSKYCTDVAKMIGAPVFHVNGDDPEACVWVAKLAVEYRQAFGKDVVIDMVCYRRRGHNEGDDPSMTQPKMYDAIDKMRSVRKVYTEALIGRGDITVEEAEKALKDYAAQLEHVFNEVRELEKHPPAPSPSVESEQQVPRGLSTAISQETLERIAESQINLPEGFTPHPRVKPVLERRAKMGREGGIDWAFGELLAFGSLVMEGRQVRLTGQDSRRGTFGQRHSVLIDRKHDAEYTPLQNLSEGQAKFLVYDTALSEFAALGFEYGYSVGNPDSLVLWEAQFGDFFNGAQSIIDEFISSGEAKWGQRSDVVMLLPHGHEGQGPDHTSGRIERWLQLCAEGSMTVAMPSTPANYFHLLRRHAMDGIHRPLVVFTPKSMLRLKAATSSVEDFTEGKFTSVIDDPAQPDPAGVRNVVLCTGKLYYELAAYRDKHGITDTAVVRLEQLYPLPHRKLGALFERYSNATSIRWTQEEPANQGAWPFLGLALPELFPQLVGRLERVSRRPMAAPATGMAKVHEVEQAEVVQNAFA, encoded by the coding sequence ATGTACGAGCAGTTCCTCCAAGATCCCGCTTCCGTAGACTCGGCGTGGCACGAATTCTTCGCCGACTACAAGCCGGGCCAGGCAGCCACCGAGAACACCGCTGCTGCGGCCGGTGCTGCAGCGGCCCCGACGACCACGGCCACCGCGACGCGCCCCAGTGAGGCCAACGGCCAGGTCCCGCCGACCGCGCCTCCGGCAACCACGCCCGCAGCCGCACCCAAGCCCTCCCCGCAGCAGGCCGCCAAGGCGGCTCCGGTGAAGGAGCCCCAGGCCGGTGGCGACGTCAAAACACTCCGCGGGGCTGCGGCTGCGATCGCCAAGAACATGGACCAGTCGCTCACGGTGCCGACCGCGACGAGCGTGCGCGCGGTGCCGGCGAAGCTGCTGTTCGACAACCGCATCGTCATCAACAACCACCTCAAGCGGAACAAGGGCGGCAAGATCTCCTTCACCCACCTGATCGGCTACGCGCTGGTCCGGGCGGTCAAGGACTTCCCGAACATGAACCGCCACTACGGCGAGGACGCCAAGGGCAAGCCCGCAGCCGTCACGCCCGAGCACATCAACCTGGGCCTGGCCATCGACCTGCCGGGCAAGGACGGTTCGCGCAACCTCGTGGTCGCCTCCATCAAGGGCTGCGAGGACATGACGTTCCAGCAGTTCTGGCAGGCCTATGAAGACATCATCCGCAAGGCCCGCAACAACGCGCTGACCGCGGACGACTTCGCGGGCACCACGATCTCGCTGACCAACCCCGGCCCGTCCGGCACCAACCATTCGGTGCCGCGGCTGACCAAGGGGCAGAGCGCGATCATCGGCGTCGGAGCCATGGACTACCCGGCGGAGTTCCAGGGCGCCAGCGAGAAGACGCTGGTCGACATGGGCATCAGCAAGATCGTGACGCTCACGTCCACCTACGACCACCGGGTCATCCAGGGTGCGGAGTCCGGCGACTTCCTGCGCAGGATGCACCAGCTCCTGCTGGGCGAGGACGGGTTCTTCGACGACATCTTCGCCTCGCTGCGCATCCCGTACGAGCCGGTGCGCTGGACCCAGGACATTCCCGAGGGCGCGGTGGACAAGACCGCCCGCGTGCTCGAGCTGATCGACGCCTACCGCACCCGCGGCCACCTGATGGCCGACATCGACCCGCTGAACTACCGGCAGCGGCGGCATGAGGACCTCGACGTCCTGTCGCACAGTCTCACGCTGTGGGACCTGGACCGGGAATTCGCCGTCGGTGGCTTCGCCAGCAAGGAGCACATGCGGCTGCGCGACGTGCTAGGCGTGCTGCGCGACTCCTACTGCCGCACGGTCGGCGTCGAGTACATGCACATCCTCGAACCCGACGAGCGCGAATGGCTGCAGCAGCGGGTCGAGAAGCCGCACACCAAGCCCGAGCCGTCCGAGCAGAAGTACATCCTGTCGAAGCTCAACGCGGCCGAGGCGTTCGAGACGTTCCTGCAGACCAAGTACGTCGGGCAGAAGCGGTTCTCGCTGGAGGGCGCCGAAACCGTGGTGCCGCTGCTGGACGCGGTGCTGGACACCTCGGCGGCGCACGAACTGGACGAGGTCGTCATCGGCATGCCGCACCGCGGTCGGCTCAACGTGCTGGCCAACATCGTCGGCAAGCCGATCTCGCAGATCTTCCGGGAGTTCGAGGGCAACCTGGACCCTGGCCAAGCGCACGGCTCCGGTGACGTCAAGTACCACCTCGGTGCCGAAGGCAAGTACTTCCGGATGTTCGGTGACGGCGAGACCAAGGTGTCGCTGACGTCGAACCCGTCGCACCTGGAAGCCGTCGACCCGGTGCTCGAAGGCATCGTCCGCGCCAAGCAGGACATCCTGGACAAGGGCCAGGAGGGCTTCACCGTCCTGCCGGTGCTGCTGCACGGTGACGCCGCGTTCGCCGGTCAGGGCGTGGTCGCCGAGACCCTGAACCTGTCGCTGCTGCGGGGCTACCGCACCGGCGGCACGGTGCACGTGATCGTCAACAACCAGGTCGGTTACACCACTGCGCCGGAGCATTCGCGCTCCAGCAAGTACTGCACCGACGTGGCGAAGATGATCGGCGCACCGGTGTTCCACGTCAACGGCGACGATCCCGAGGCCTGCGTCTGGGTGGCCAAGCTCGCGGTGGAATACCGCCAGGCGTTCGGCAAGGACGTCGTGATCGACATGGTGTGCTACCGCCGCCGCGGGCACAACGAGGGCGACGACCCGTCGATGACGCAGCCGAAGATGTACGACGCGATCGACAAGATGCGCAGCGTCCGCAAGGTCTACACCGAGGCTCTGATCGGCCGCGGCGACATCACGGTCGAAGAAGCCGAGAAGGCGCTGAAGGACTACGCCGCTCAGCTGGAGCACGTGTTCAACGAGGTCCGCGAGTTGGAGAAGCACCCACCGGCGCCGAGCCCCTCCGTGGAGTCCGAGCAGCAGGTGCCGCGCGGACTGTCCACCGCGATCTCGCAGGAGACCCTGGAGCGCATCGCCGAGTCGCAGATCAACCTGCCCGAGGGCTTCACCCCGCACCCGCGGGTCAAGCCGGTGCTGGAGCGGCGCGCCAAGATGGGGCGCGAGGGCGGCATCGACTGGGCGTTCGGCGAGCTGCTGGCGTTCGGTTCGCTGGTCATGGAGGGCCGTCAGGTCCGCCTGACCGGTCAGGACAGCCGACGCGGCACGTTCGGCCAGCGGCACTCGGTGCTCATCGACCGCAAGCACGACGCCGAGTACACGCCGCTGCAGAACCTGTCCGAAGGCCAGGCGAAGTTCCTGGTCTACGACACGGCGCTGTCGGAGTTCGCGGCGCTGGGCTTCGAGTACGGCTACTCGGTCGGCAACCCGGATTCCCTGGTGTTGTGGGAAGCGCAGTTCGGCGACTTCTTCAACGGCGCGCAGTCGATCATCGACGAGTTCATCTCGTCCGGTGAGGCCAAGTGGGGTCAGCGGTCCGACGTGGTCATGCTGCTGCCGCACGGGCACGAGGGCCAGGGCCCGGACCACACCTCCGGTCGCATCGAGCGGTGGCTGCAGCTGTGCGCCGAGGGGTCGATGACGGTTGCGATGCCGTCGACCCCGGCGAACTACTTCCACCTGCTGCGGCGGCACGCGATGGACGGCATCCACCGCCCGCTGGTGGTGTTCACGCCCAAGTCGATGCTGCGGTTGAAGGCCGCGACCAGCTCGGTCGAGGACTTCACCGAAGGCAAGTTCACCTCGGTGATCGACGACCCGGCACAGCCGGACCCGGCGGGGGTGCGCAACGTGGTGCTGTGCACCGGCAAGCTCTACTACGAGCTGGCCGCGTACCGGGACAAGCACGGCATCACCGACACCGCGGTCGTCCGGTTGGAGCAGCTCTACCCGCTGCCGCACCGCAAGCTGGGCGCGCTGTTCGAGCGGTACTCCAACGCCACCTCGATCCGGTGGACGCAGGAAGAGCCCGCCAACCAGGGTGCGTGGCCGTTCCTCGGCCTTGCCCTGCCGGAGCTGTTCCCGCAGCTGGTGGGCAGGCTCGAGCGGGTTTCCCGTCGCCCGATGGCCGCACCGGCCACCGGCATGGCCAAGGTTCACGAAGTCGAGCAGGCCGAGGTCGTGCAGAACGCCTTCGCCTGA
- a CDS encoding DUF6104 family protein, with product MYFTDRGIEELEDRRGDDEVTLAWVADRMRAFVDLNPEFEDATERLATFLARDDADEE from the coding sequence GTGTACTTCACCGACCGCGGCATTGAGGAACTCGAAGATCGTCGCGGTGACGACGAGGTCACGCTGGCCTGGGTCGCCGACCGGATGCGGGCCTTCGTCGATCTCAACCCCGAGTTCGAGGACGCTACCGAGCGGCTGGCCACATTCCTCGCCCGCGACGACGCGGACGAGGAGTGA
- the tdh gene encoding L-threonine 3-dehydrogenase — MRALVKTSPAPGLELTELPDPAPGPNEVVVRVMRTGICGTDLHIASWDEWAARTVPTPLVVGHEFAGEVVAIGNAVTQAAIGDFVSGEGHLVCGRCRNCLAGRRHLCAHTKGLGVHQNGAFAEFAVLPEQNVWVHRSEVDPDVAAIFDPFGNAVHTALSFPVVGEDVLITGAGPIGLMAASVAKHAGARHVVITDVSEHRLELARRLGVDLAVDVSQTRIADAQQKLDMSEGFDVAMEVSGQPDALREIVANMAHGGRIAMLGLPAESFPLDWSAVVFKMLTVKGIYGREMFETWYSMSVLLESGLDLTPVITHRFPYTQHAEAFETARSGRCGKVILDWTTEGSA; from the coding sequence TTGCGCGCTCTGGTGAAGACCTCGCCCGCGCCCGGCCTGGAGCTGACCGAGCTCCCGGACCCGGCGCCCGGGCCGAACGAGGTCGTGGTGCGGGTGATGCGCACCGGGATTTGCGGCACGGACCTGCACATCGCGTCGTGGGACGAGTGGGCGGCCCGCACCGTGCCGACCCCGCTAGTGGTCGGTCACGAATTCGCCGGTGAGGTGGTGGCCATCGGCAACGCGGTCACTCAGGCGGCGATCGGCGACTTCGTCAGCGGCGAGGGCCACCTGGTGTGCGGCCGATGCCGCAACTGCCTCGCCGGCCGACGCCACCTGTGCGCGCACACGAAGGGACTCGGGGTGCACCAGAACGGCGCGTTCGCCGAGTTCGCGGTGCTGCCGGAGCAGAACGTCTGGGTGCATCGCAGCGAGGTCGATCCGGACGTGGCGGCGATCTTCGACCCGTTCGGCAACGCGGTGCACACCGCGCTCAGCTTCCCGGTGGTCGGCGAGGACGTGCTGATCACCGGTGCCGGGCCGATCGGGCTGATGGCGGCGAGCGTGGCCAAACACGCAGGTGCACGGCACGTGGTGATCACCGATGTCAGCGAACACCGGTTGGAGCTGGCCCGTCGCCTCGGGGTGGATCTGGCCGTGGACGTGTCGCAGACCCGGATCGCGGACGCACAGCAGAAGCTCGACATGAGCGAAGGCTTCGACGTCGCGATGGAGGTTTCCGGTCAGCCCGACGCGTTGCGGGAGATCGTGGCGAATATGGCGCACGGCGGCCGGATCGCGATGCTGGGGTTGCCCGCCGAGAGCTTCCCGCTCGACTGGAGCGCGGTGGTGTTCAAGATGCTCACCGTCAAGGGCATATACGGACGCGAAATGTTCGAGACCTGGTATTCGATGTCGGTTCTGCTGGAGTCCGGGCTGGACCTGACGCCGGTGATCACGCACCGTTTCCCGTACACGCAGCACGCCGAGGCGTTCGAGACGGCCCGCAGCGGCCGCTGCGGCAAGGTCATCCTCGATTGGACAACGGAGGGTTCCGCCTGA